One window of the Pseudarthrobacter sp. ATCC 49987 genome contains the following:
- a CDS encoding permease codes for MKTWSIGVIGLAGLAAIVGASYISPEALLAVGVLTAAAVGIGWPHFLGIPAKKTLAALIGLPGVGAAVAATYLPAPGFLDWTPSFMAAGVMAVFVMQLIRGTGQAQRLESTLGSSAGVMLSCLGAGWIACSRFNGVQEMLLVAAISAAIALLAGLIRWPDRVVAPLGVVGAGLAGPLAGLVFSDIAVLPAAIVGVVVGAVLMSFRRLVIIRGESLSFAAALGMGLGPVSAVGSLAYFIDKLLIY; via the coding sequence GTGAAGACGTGGTCCATCGGCGTCATCGGGCTGGCCGGACTCGCCGCGATAGTCGGCGCGTCGTACATCTCGCCGGAGGCGCTCCTGGCGGTGGGAGTGCTCACCGCCGCCGCCGTCGGGATCGGCTGGCCGCACTTCCTGGGGATTCCGGCCAAGAAGACCCTGGCAGCCTTGATCGGCCTGCCGGGCGTCGGCGCCGCCGTTGCCGCCACCTACCTTCCCGCCCCGGGATTCCTGGACTGGACCCCGTCGTTTATGGCGGCAGGCGTAATGGCGGTCTTCGTGATGCAGCTGATCCGCGGCACCGGGCAGGCGCAGCGGCTGGAGTCCACACTCGGTTCGAGTGCCGGCGTTATGCTCTCCTGCCTGGGCGCCGGCTGGATTGCGTGCTCCCGCTTCAACGGCGTTCAAGAGATGCTCCTGGTCGCCGCCATCAGCGCTGCGATCGCCCTGCTGGCCGGCCTGATCCGCTGGCCGGACCGGGTCGTGGCGCCGCTGGGCGTCGTCGGCGCCGGGCTGGCGGGGCCGCTCGCGGGCCTCGTCTTCTCCGACATCGCAGTGCTGCCGGCCGCGATCGTCGGCGTGGTGGTCGGGGCCGTGCTGATGAGTTTCCGCCGGCTGGTGATCATCCGCGGCGAATCGCTAAGCTTTGCGGCGGCCCTCGGAATGGGGCTGGGCCCGGTCTCCGCCGTCGGTTCCCTGGCTTACTTCATAGACAAACTACTCATCTACTAA
- a CDS encoding FABP family protein — MPIEIPTDLTPEIVPLSWLIGEWEGRGRLGAGEEDSEHFRQHVSFTHNGLPYLQYRAESWLTDDAGTTLRPLTVETGFWALERKQREEDGGPGLIPADIVPVLKSADEVEALRNKDGGFDISVSISHPGGISELYYGQIKGPQIQLSTDMVMRGSHSKEYTAATRIFGLVDGNLLWRWDVATGKGPAGGSGLEAHASAILHKVS, encoded by the coding sequence GTGCCGATTGAAATACCAACAGATCTGACACCCGAAATCGTTCCGCTTTCCTGGCTCATTGGTGAGTGGGAGGGCAGGGGCCGGCTGGGGGCCGGGGAAGAGGATTCCGAGCACTTCCGGCAACACGTGTCCTTCACGCATAACGGTTTGCCCTACCTGCAATACCGTGCCGAGAGCTGGCTGACCGACGACGCAGGCACCACGTTGCGTCCGCTGACCGTCGAAACCGGTTTCTGGGCGCTGGAGCGAAAACAGCGCGAAGAGGATGGCGGCCCGGGGCTTATTCCGGCCGACATCGTTCCTGTGCTTAAGAGCGCCGACGAAGTCGAGGCGCTGCGCAACAAGGACGGCGGCTTCGATATCTCCGTGTCGATCTCCCACCCCGGCGGGATCTCCGAGCTGTACTACGGCCAGATCAAGGGCCCGCAGATCCAGCTCAGCACCGATATGGTGATGCGGGGCAGCCACTCCAAGGAGTACACGGCCGCCACCAGGATCTTCGGCCTCGTGGACGGCAACCTGCTCTGGCGCTGGGACGTGGCAACGGGCAAGGGCCCTGCCGGGGGCAGCGGCCTGGAAGCCCACGCGTCCGCCATCCTCCACAAAGTCAGCTGA
- a CDS encoding ankyrin repeat domain-containing protein, producing the protein MTEGSTAPDEETLALAHRLLDAARQGDSAMLGSYLTAGVPATLTNAAGDSLLMLAAYHGHADTVRLILANGGDANTANDRGQTPLAGAVFKGYTDVSQVLLDAGADPDAGTPSARAAARMFDRKDILALLG; encoded by the coding sequence ATGACAGAGGGAAGCACCGCACCGGACGAGGAGACCCTGGCCCTGGCCCACAGGCTTCTCGATGCTGCCCGCCAGGGTGACTCCGCCATGCTCGGAAGCTACCTCACCGCCGGAGTCCCGGCCACCCTGACCAACGCGGCCGGGGATTCCCTGCTGATGCTCGCGGCCTACCATGGCCACGCCGACACCGTCCGGCTTATCCTGGCGAACGGCGGAGACGCCAATACCGCCAACGACCGCGGCCAGACGCCTCTTGCCGGTGCCGTTTTCAAGGGCTACACGGATGTGTCGCAGGTGCTGCTCGACGCCGGCGCGGACCCCGACGCCGGGACGCCCTCCGCCCGGGCGGCCGCCCGGATGTTCGACCGGAAGGACATCCTGGCCCTGCTGGGCTGA
- the ygfZ gene encoding CAF17-like 4Fe-4S cluster assembly/insertion protein YgfZ, whose product MTTKSPLLARPGAVEAGGADAGVASHYGEPLREQRALAAGTAVVDLSHRGVVTVTGPDRLSWLNTLSSQQLTDLAPGQSSELLLLSVQGRIEFDARVVDDGATTWLIVEAAEAGPLAEWLNKMKFMLRVEITDVSADWAVLGSTRRVPEWSGLLVWEDPWPHVGAGGYSYAVVGEDSHPGLERPWFEYLVPAAELEATAGERPLAGVWAAEALRIAAWRPRWGAETDDKTIPHELDLLRTAVHLNKGCYKGQETVARVHNLGHPPRRLVFLQLDGSQHTMPAVGSEVRSGDRRVGTVTSVAQHYEMGPVALAVVKRSVAPGEVLTVLDGEEPYTAVQEVIVAPDAGQVVGRQTGFLRGTR is encoded by the coding sequence ATGACTACCAAGAGCCCACTGCTTGCGCGCCCTGGCGCCGTCGAAGCCGGCGGCGCTGACGCCGGCGTCGCCTCCCACTACGGCGAACCGCTGCGCGAACAGCGGGCACTGGCCGCCGGCACCGCCGTCGTCGATTTGTCGCACCGCGGCGTCGTCACCGTTACCGGGCCGGACCGGCTGAGCTGGCTCAACACGCTGTCCTCCCAGCAGCTCACGGACCTGGCGCCGGGGCAGTCCAGCGAACTGCTGCTGCTGAGCGTGCAGGGCCGGATCGAATTCGACGCACGGGTGGTGGACGACGGCGCCACGACCTGGCTGATCGTCGAGGCCGCCGAGGCCGGCCCGCTGGCGGAGTGGCTCAACAAGATGAAGTTCATGCTCCGGGTCGAGATCACCGACGTATCGGCGGACTGGGCCGTGCTGGGGTCCACCCGACGGGTGCCCGAATGGTCCGGGCTGCTTGTCTGGGAAGACCCGTGGCCGCATGTCGGCGCTGGCGGCTACTCCTACGCGGTGGTGGGGGAGGACTCCCACCCCGGGCTCGAACGGCCGTGGTTCGAGTACCTCGTCCCGGCCGCTGAACTTGAAGCCACGGCCGGCGAACGCCCGCTGGCCGGGGTCTGGGCAGCCGAAGCCCTGCGCATCGCAGCGTGGCGGCCGCGCTGGGGTGCCGAAACCGACGACAAGACCATCCCGCACGAACTCGACCTGCTCCGCACCGCCGTGCACCTGAACAAGGGCTGCTATAAGGGCCAGGAGACCGTGGCCCGGGTCCACAACCTGGGCCACCCGCCGCGCCGGCTGGTGTTCCTGCAGCTCGACGGCTCGCAGCACACCATGCCCGCCGTCGGCAGCGAGGTCCGGTCCGGTGACCGCAGGGTCGGCACCGTAACGTCCGTGGCGCAGCATTACGAAATGGGGCCGGTGGCCCTGGCCGTGGTCAAACGCTCGGTAGCGCCCGGGGAAGTACTGACCGTCCTTGACGGCGAAGAGCCCTACACGGCGGTGCAGGAGGTCATTGTGGCTCCCGACGCCGGCCAGGTCGTGGGGCGGCAGACCGGTTTCCTGAGGGGGACCCGATGA
- a CDS encoding RNA degradosome polyphosphate kinase, with the protein MQRESARTATSEAATSDKKVRPARARFGSSEVPASRATQDRIDIPEFAPNLEPEGDFSPDRFLDRELSWLSFNARVLELAEDPNLHLLERVSFLSIFASNLDEFFMVRVAGLKRRIATGLAVPSPAGLSPMQVLEQIGDEAHRLQQRHARVYAEQIRPALAYEHIHLMHWEELDSQAKDQLSAMFAEKVFPILTPLAVDPAHPFPYISGLSLNLAVVVRNPVSDKELFARLKVPDQLPRLISIDGPRAGSVPGRVARFIALEEVIAVHLDQLFAGMEVLEHHTFRVTRNEDVEVEEDDAENLLQALEKELLRRRFGPPVRLEVTNDINPNIRALLIRELGVEESEVYSVPAPLDLRGLSVIAGIDRADLHYPKHVPHTSRYLNESETSKAANVFAAMRRRDILLHHPYDSFSTSVQAFLEQAASDPKVQAIKQTLYRTSGDSPIVDALIDAAEAGKQVLALVEIKARFDEQANISWARKLEQAGVHVVYGIVGLKTHCKLSLVVRQEVDGLRRYCHIGTGNYHPRTARYYEDLGLLTANEQVGEDLSKLFNQLSGYAPKSTFKRLLVAPRSVRSGLIDRIETEIRNARAGLAARVQIKVNSMVDEAIIDSLYRASQAGVPVDIIVRGICSLRPGVPGLSENITVRSVLGRFLEHSRVFAFANAGDPVVYIGSADMMHRNLDRRVEALVQLTSGDDTTYVMDLLRRYMDPGTASWHLDNQAVWTRHHLAEDGHDLEDIQSWLLNSRSRQRSSGLR; encoded by the coding sequence ATGCAACGGGAATCTGCCCGGACAGCCACGTCTGAGGCCGCTACGTCGGACAAAAAAGTGCGACCCGCGCGTGCCCGGTTCGGCTCCTCCGAAGTGCCTGCCTCGCGTGCCACCCAGGACCGGATCGATATTCCTGAGTTCGCGCCCAATCTGGAGCCGGAGGGCGATTTCAGCCCGGACCGTTTCCTGGACCGCGAACTGAGCTGGCTCTCGTTCAACGCCCGCGTGCTCGAACTCGCCGAAGACCCGAACCTGCACCTGCTGGAGCGTGTCAGCTTCCTCTCCATCTTCGCGTCCAACCTGGATGAGTTCTTTATGGTCCGTGTTGCCGGCCTCAAGCGCCGGATCGCCACGGGACTGGCTGTCCCCTCCCCTGCCGGGCTCAGCCCGATGCAGGTCCTGGAGCAGATCGGGGACGAGGCCCATCGGCTGCAGCAGCGTCACGCCCGCGTCTACGCCGAGCAGATCCGTCCGGCGCTGGCCTACGAGCACATCCATCTTATGCACTGGGAGGAGCTTGATTCCCAGGCCAAGGACCAGCTCAGCGCCATGTTCGCGGAGAAGGTCTTCCCGATCCTGACCCCGCTGGCGGTGGACCCGGCCCACCCCTTCCCGTACATCTCGGGGCTCTCCCTGAACCTCGCCGTCGTCGTCCGCAACCCGGTCAGCGACAAGGAACTCTTTGCCCGCCTCAAGGTCCCGGACCAGCTCCCCCGGCTGATCTCCATTGACGGGCCCCGCGCCGGCTCCGTGCCGGGCCGGGTGGCACGCTTCATCGCCCTCGAGGAAGTCATCGCGGTCCACCTGGACCAGCTCTTTGCCGGCATGGAGGTGCTGGAGCACCACACCTTCCGCGTCACCCGCAACGAAGACGTGGAGGTCGAAGAGGACGACGCCGAGAACCTGCTGCAGGCCCTTGAGAAAGAACTGCTGCGCCGCCGTTTCGGCCCGCCGGTCCGGCTCGAAGTCACGAATGACATCAATCCGAACATCCGGGCGCTGCTGATCCGCGAACTGGGCGTCGAGGAATCCGAGGTCTACTCGGTCCCGGCCCCGCTGGACCTCCGCGGGCTCTCGGTCATCGCCGGAATCGACCGCGCCGACCTGCACTACCCGAAGCATGTCCCGCACACGTCCCGGTACCTCAACGAATCGGAAACCTCCAAGGCGGCGAACGTCTTCGCGGCCATGCGGCGGCGTGACATCCTGCTGCACCACCCGTATGACTCGTTCTCCACCTCGGTGCAGGCGTTCCTGGAACAGGCTGCGTCGGACCCGAAGGTCCAGGCCATCAAGCAGACGCTGTACCGTACTTCGGGCGACTCGCCGATCGTTGACGCCCTGATCGACGCCGCCGAGGCCGGCAAGCAGGTCCTGGCCCTCGTCGAAATCAAGGCCCGGTTCGACGAGCAGGCCAACATCTCGTGGGCACGGAAGCTCGAGCAGGCCGGCGTCCATGTGGTTTACGGCATCGTGGGCCTCAAGACCCACTGCAAACTCTCCCTCGTGGTGCGCCAGGAAGTGGACGGGCTCCGCCGCTACTGCCACATCGGCACCGGCAATTACCACCCGCGCACGGCCCGTTACTACGAGGACCTGGGCCTCCTCACGGCCAATGAGCAGGTGGGCGAGGACCTCTCCAAGCTCTTCAACCAGCTCTCCGGCTATGCTCCGAAGTCAACCTTCAAGCGCCTTTTGGTGGCCCCGCGGTCGGTGCGTTCGGGACTCATCGACCGGATCGAAACAGAGATCCGGAACGCGCGCGCCGGCCTGGCCGCCCGGGTCCAGATCAAGGTCAACTCGATGGTGGACGAAGCCATCATCGATTCCCTGTACCGGGCCTCCCAGGCGGGCGTTCCCGTGGACATTATCGTCCGCGGCATCTGCTCGCTGCGCCCGGGAGTGCCCGGACTCAGCGAGAACATCACGGTCCGGTCCGTGCTGGGCCGTTTCCTGGAGCACTCCCGCGTTTTCGCCTTCGCCAACGCCGGGGACCCGGTGGTCTACATCGGTTCGGCGGACATGATGCACCGCAACCTGGACCGCCGGGTGGAAGCCCTCGTCCAGCTCACCAGCGGGGACGACACAACGTATGTCATGGATCTGCTGCGCCGCTACATGGACCCGGGCACCGCCAGCTGGCACCTCGACAACCAGGCCGTATGGACCCGCCACCACCTCGCGGAGGACGGCCACGATCTCGAGGATATCCAGTCCTGGCTGCTCAATTCCCGCTCGCGGCAGCGCTCGTCCGGGCTGCGGTAG
- a CDS encoding PadR family transcriptional regulator, whose protein sequence is MVRTAPLTPLGVAALSLLVEEPMHPYEMYQLLMARHEDRLVKVRPGTLYHAVGRLEEQGLVLATGTDREGNRPERTTYEISEAGRAALTQRLRDMLASPVNEYPSFPLAVSEAYNLPAGVVTGLLDRRLQGLQEQLDFLAAAQDRVRKKGVERKYWIDMDYQQVMLQAEIGWIRNLQDQLGSGQLAW, encoded by the coding sequence ATGGTCCGAACCGCGCCGCTGACACCGCTGGGTGTCGCCGCTCTCTCCCTGCTGGTGGAAGAGCCCATGCATCCCTACGAGATGTACCAGCTCCTGATGGCCCGGCATGAGGACCGGCTCGTGAAGGTCCGGCCGGGAACGCTGTACCACGCGGTGGGGCGGCTTGAGGAGCAGGGGCTGGTCCTGGCTACCGGTACAGACCGTGAAGGCAACCGTCCCGAACGGACCACGTATGAGATTTCCGAGGCAGGGCGGGCAGCCCTCACCCAAAGGCTCCGGGACATGCTGGCCAGCCCCGTCAACGAGTACCCCTCGTTCCCGCTGGCCGTCTCGGAAGCGTATAACCTTCCGGCCGGCGTCGTTACCGGATTGCTCGACCGCCGCCTCCAGGGCCTGCAGGAGCAGCTGGATTTCCTCGCCGCGGCGCAGGACCGGGTACGGAAGAAGGGCGTCGAACGCAAGTACTGGATCGACATGGACTACCAGCAGGTGATGCTGCAGGCCGAGATCGGCTGGATCCGGAATCTCCAGGACCAGCTCGGCAGCGGCCAGCTTGCCTGGTAG
- a CDS encoding flavodoxin family protein, with translation MNATPATTADFSDLKAVFFNGTLKKSPETSNTQGLIDVSRRIMDKHGVATRVIRTVDHDIASGVYPDMRRHGCASDEWPELYPAVRDADIVVVAGPIWLGDNSSQTKKLIERLYAHSGELNEKGQWAFYPKVGGCLITGNEDGIKHCAMNVLYSLQHIGFTIPPQADAGWIGAVGPGPSYLDEGSGGPESDFTNRNTTFMTWNLLHLARMLKDAGGIPAYGNLPEAWKAGTRFDFENPEYR, from the coding sequence GTGAATGCCACACCCGCAACAACCGCCGATTTCAGCGACCTCAAAGCCGTGTTTTTCAACGGCACTTTGAAGAAGTCCCCCGAGACCTCCAACACGCAGGGCCTGATCGACGTCAGCCGCCGGATCATGGACAAGCATGGCGTCGCCACCCGGGTCATCCGGACGGTGGACCACGACATCGCGAGCGGCGTTTATCCGGACATGCGCCGGCACGGCTGCGCGAGCGATGAATGGCCGGAGCTCTATCCGGCCGTCCGGGACGCGGACATCGTTGTGGTGGCCGGGCCCATCTGGCTGGGAGACAACTCCTCGCAGACCAAGAAGCTGATCGAGCGCCTCTACGCGCACTCGGGCGAGCTGAACGAGAAGGGCCAGTGGGCGTTCTACCCCAAGGTGGGCGGCTGCCTCATCACCGGCAATGAGGACGGGATCAAGCACTGCGCCATGAACGTCCTCTACAGCCTCCAGCACATCGGCTTCACGATCCCGCCGCAGGCCGACGCCGGCTGGATCGGCGCCGTCGGGCCCGGCCCGAGCTACCTGGATGAGGGCTCCGGCGGTCCCGAAAGTGATTTCACCAACCGCAACACCACCTTCATGACGTGGAACCTGCTGCACCTGGCCCGGATGCTCAAGGACGCCGGCGGCATTCCTGCCTACGGCAACCTGCCCGAGGCCTGGAAAGCCGGGACCAGGTTTGACTTCGAAAATCCGGAATACCGCTAA
- a CDS encoding winged helix-turn-helix transcriptional regulator codes for MSHILLLTNSTGSSVDVLPALELLNHRVHILPAEPTALLETDPCDIVLLDARKDLVGARSLTQLLKATGLSAPLMLILTEGGMAAVSSAWAVDDILLDSAGPAEVEARIRLGVARAVPDQDDAPTEIRAAGVVIDEASYTARVNGAPLNLTFKEFELLKYLAQHPGRVFTRQQLLTEVWGYDYYGGTRTVDVHVRRLRAKLGADHENLISTVRNVGYRLTLVRHPEEELTEA; via the coding sequence ATGTCGCACATCCTGCTACTGACCAACAGCACCGGCTCGTCGGTGGACGTCCTGCCTGCTTTGGAACTACTGAACCACCGGGTCCATATCCTCCCCGCCGAGCCGACGGCACTGCTGGAGACGGACCCCTGCGACATCGTCCTGCTGGACGCGCGCAAAGACCTTGTCGGCGCACGCTCCCTCACCCAGCTGCTCAAGGCCACGGGCCTGAGCGCCCCCCTTATGCTGATCCTGACCGAGGGCGGCATGGCCGCCGTGTCCTCCGCCTGGGCCGTCGATGACATCCTGCTGGACTCCGCGGGCCCCGCCGAAGTCGAAGCCCGCATCCGCCTCGGCGTCGCCCGGGCCGTGCCGGACCAGGACGATGCCCCGACAGAGATCCGGGCCGCCGGCGTCGTCATCGATGAGGCCAGCTACACCGCCCGGGTCAACGGCGCGCCGCTCAACCTGACCTTCAAGGAATTTGAACTGCTCAAGTACCTGGCCCAGCACCCCGGACGGGTCTTCACCCGCCAGCAGCTGCTGACCGAGGTCTGGGGCTACGACTACTACGGCGGCACCCGCACGGTGGACGTGCACGTCCGGCGCCTGCGGGCGAAGCTCGGCGCTGACCACGAGAACCTGATCAGCACGGTCCGCAACGTGGGTTACCGCCTGACCCTGGTCCGGCATCCGGAGGAAGAACTCACCGAGGCCTGA
- the mshD gene encoding mycothiol synthase gives MSPAHPENWPVLAVKGAADAQLLKDVKALVAAAEESDGNPPLSEQTLVTLRAADGGHSVLTLALYSPEERSDPATAQDLAGVAVVIGEPDGTGVLEIAVHPSYRSQGVADRLVRELKNIRGFAGLKAWSHGNHEAAADLAARYGYGPVRELWKMRLTSAAAELPDVPLPAGVTLRAFVPGRDEDAWLAANRAAFAHHAEQGNMTRGDLDARMAEPWFDPAGFLLAVDASDRIIGFHWTKVHPRHGDHPAIGEVYVVGVTPGAQGTGLGKALTVAGIRHLQHQGLHAVMLYVDADNIPAVSLYRRLGFTRWDVDVMYAPLEEQ, from the coding sequence ATGAGTCCTGCGCATCCTGAAAACTGGCCCGTGCTCGCCGTCAAGGGAGCTGCGGATGCGCAGCTCCTGAAGGACGTCAAAGCCCTCGTGGCCGCCGCGGAGGAATCTGATGGCAATCCGCCGCTGTCCGAACAGACGCTCGTGACGCTGCGTGCCGCCGACGGCGGGCATTCTGTCCTGACACTCGCCCTTTACAGCCCCGAAGAGAGGTCCGACCCGGCGACGGCGCAGGATCTGGCCGGGGTCGCCGTCGTCATCGGGGAACCGGACGGTACGGGCGTGCTGGAAATTGCCGTCCACCCCAGCTACCGGAGCCAGGGCGTAGCGGACCGGCTGGTCCGCGAACTCAAGAACATCCGCGGCTTCGCGGGCCTCAAGGCGTGGTCCCACGGCAACCACGAGGCCGCGGCCGACCTCGCCGCGCGCTACGGCTACGGGCCCGTCCGGGAGCTGTGGAAAATGCGGCTCACGAGCGCGGCGGCGGAGCTGCCCGACGTCCCCCTGCCGGCCGGGGTGACACTCCGCGCCTTCGTCCCGGGCCGGGATGAGGATGCCTGGCTGGCGGCGAACCGGGCCGCCTTCGCGCACCATGCGGAGCAGGGAAACATGACGCGCGGCGATCTGGACGCCAGGATGGCCGAGCCGTGGTTCGATCCCGCCGGTTTCCTGCTGGCCGTCGACGCCTCCGACCGGATTATCGGCTTTCACTGGACCAAGGTGCACCCCCGGCACGGAGACCATCCGGCGATCGGCGAGGTGTACGTGGTGGGCGTGACTCCCGGCGCGCAGGGCACGGGACTGGGGAAAGCCCTGACGGTCGCCGGCATCCGGCATTTGCAGCACCAGGGCCTGCACGCCGTCATGCTCTACGTCGATGCGGACAACATTCCGGCCGTGTCGCTGTACCGGCGGCTGGGGTTCACCCGCTGGGACGTCGACGTGATGTATGCCCCGCTGGAGGAGCAATAA